One Oryza sativa Japonica Group chromosome 8, ASM3414082v1 DNA window includes the following coding sequences:
- the LOC4344645 gene encoding beta-glucuronosyltransferase GlcAT14B: protein MRKSWGLGRPSGDRRWLLPFAASLLVSATLFLAAACGLFSPPSLADGDDDSILIDVATWDTASAAESEIKNRLLDSNSDSDDGDNPDDAAVNSDASSADPPRIAYLLEGTKGDGARMRRALQAIYHPRNQYILHLDLEAPPRERIDLAMYVKGDAMFSEVGNVRVIAKGNLVTYKGPTMVACTLHAVSILLKEGLEWDWFINLSASDYPLVTQDDILHVFSSLPRNLNFIEHMQLSGWKVISRAKPIVVDPGLYLSKKFDLTMTTERRELPTSFKLYTGSAWIMLTKTFLEYCIWGWDNLPRTLLMYYVNFISSPEGYFHTVICNSDEFRGTAVGHDLHYIAWDYPPKQHPNMLSMKDFNKMVKSGAPFARKFPKDDKVLDKIDRELLHRSEGQFTPGAWCDGSSEGGADPCSSRGEDSVFEPSPGAERLRGLMKKVLSWDYRNGSCSSLGYDQTKRDWYVPKGRG from the exons atgaggAAGAGCTGGGGGCTCGGGCGGCCGTCGGGTGACCGGCGGTGGCTGCTCCCCTTCGCCGCGAGCCTCCTCGTCTCGGCGACCCTCTTCCTCGCCGCGGCATGCGGCCTCTTCTCCCCGCCCTCtctcgccgacggcgacgacgactccATCCTCATCGACGTCGCCACCTGGgacaccgcctccgccgcagaaTCCGAGATCAAGAACCGCCTCCTCGACTCCAACTCCGactccgacgacggcgacaaccCGGACGACGCGGCGGTGAACTCGGACGCCTCCTCCGCGGATCCCCCGCGGATCGCCTACCTCCTGGAGGGAACCAAGGGGGACGGGGCGCGGATGAGGCGGGCGCTGCAGGCGATCTACCACCCGCGGAACCAGTACATCCTCCACCTCGATCtggaggcgccgccgcgggagcgGATCGACCTGGCCATGTACGTCAAGGGGGACGCCATGTTCAGCGAGGTCGGGAACGTGAGGGTCATCGCCAAGGGCAACCTGGTCACCTACAAGGGGCCAACCATGGTGGCCTGCACGCTGCACGCCGTCTCCATCCTCCTCAAGGAGGGTCTGGAGTGGGACTGGTTCATCAACCTCAGCGCCTCCGATTACCCCCTCGTCACGCAGGATG ATATACTTCATGTGTTCTCTTCCTTGCCGAGAAATCTTAATTTTATAGAACACATGCAACTATCTGGTTGGAAAGT GATTTCAAGAGCAAAACCTATTGTTGTGGACCCAGGGCTCTATCTATCAAAAAAGTTCGATCTTACCATGACTACTGAGCGGCGAGAATTGCCAACATCTTTCAAGTTATATACTG GTTCTGCTTGGATAATGCTCACAAAAACCTTCCTCGAGTACTGCATATGGGGATGGGACAATCTCCCACGGACACTCCTTATGTACTATGTTAACTTCATCTCCTCTCCAGAAGGTTATTTCCACACCGTCATCTGCAACTCGGACGAGTTTCGGGGCACTGCGGTTGGCCATGACCTGCACTACATTGCTTGGGACTACCCTCCAAAGCAACATCCAAATATGCTCTCCATGAAGGACTTCAACAAGATGGTCAAGAGCGGCGCGCCGTTTGCACGGAAGTTTCCCAAGGATGACAAGGTCCTGGACAAAATCGACCGTGAGCTGCTGCACCGCTCCGAAGGCCAGTTCACCCCCGGAGCATGGTGCGACGGGAGCTCTGAAGGAGGAGCTGATCCATGTTCCTCAAGGGGTGAAGATTCGGTATTCGAGCCTAGTCCCGGTGCCGAGAGGTTGCGAGGCCTCATGAAGAAGGTGCTTTCATGGGATTACCGCAATGGCAGCTGCTCGTCGCTCGGTTACGATCAGACAAAACGAGATTGGTATGTTCCAAAAGGTAGAGGATAA